The Dehalococcoidia bacterium DNA window CTGGTCGGGCTTACCACTGCAGCCAGCATCTGGGCAGTTGCCGCCATAGGGCTTGCCGCCGGTGCCGGGCTATATATCCTGGCTCCCGTCGCAACCCTGGTTGTTATTATCGTGCTGAGGATTCCCAAAAAGATAGGTGGGGAGTGATGGGAGCAAGCCTGGCAGAGAAGATCCTCGCTGCTCATAGCGGAAGGGATAAGGTCAGCCCCGGCGAGTTTTTAAATGTCAGGGTTGACCTGGTTATGGCCAATGACATCACCGCTCCCATCGCCATCAGGGAGTTTGAGCGCCTTGGCGTATCAGAAGTCTTTGACCCGGAGAGGGTAGTGATGGTGGCGGACCACTTTGTCCCCAACAAGGATATCCCATCCGCGGAGCAGGCGAAGCTCATGCGGGGGTTCGCCCGGGGGCATGGGGTAAAGTATTTCGAGGTGGGAAGCGGCGGCATCGAACATGTGCTCCTGCCGGAGCAGGGACTGGTGCTGCCCGGCGATGTGGTAGTGGGAGCCGATTCACACACCTGCACCTATGGTGCGCTGGGGGCCTTCGCCACGGGGATGGGCTCCACCGACATCGCCTGCGCTATGGCTACGGGCGAGATATGGATGAAGGTTCCGCCGACGATAAGGCTTGTTTATCACGGCAGGGCGAAAAAGTGGGTCAGCGGTAAAGACTTCATCCTTTATACCATCGGCGACATCGGAGTGGATGGGGCGCTTTATGCCGCGATGGAGTTCTGCGGCGAGGCAATCGATGCCCTTTCTATGGACAGCCGATTCACCGTGGCCAATATGGCCATCGAGGCCGGTGCCAAGGCGGGAGTATTCAGGGTCGATAACAAGACCCGGGCCTATCTCAAGGATCGCACTATGCGTCCTTATAAGACCTATAAGCCCG harbors:
- the leuC gene encoding 3-isopropylmalate dehydratase large subunit; the protein is MGASLAEKILAAHSGRDKVSPGEFLNVRVDLVMANDITAPIAIREFERLGVSEVFDPERVVMVADHFVPNKDIPSAEQAKLMRGFARGHGVKYFEVGSGGIEHVLLPEQGLVLPGDVVVGADSHTCTYGALGAFATGMGSTDIACAMATGEIWMKVPPTIRLVYHGRAKKWVSGKDFILYTIGDIGVDGALYAAMEFCGEAIDALSMDSRFTVANMAIEAGAKAGVFRVDNKTRAYLKDRTMRPYKTYKPDEDAHYQRVIEYDVSQIEPQVAFPHMPSNTRSISDVGEVRIDQAVIGSCTNGRIEDLQIAAEVLKWRKVHPGVRLIVIPGSQQVYLEAMHRGLIEIFIRAGAAVSTPTCGPCLGGHMGVLAEGERCISTTNRNFVGRMGSPDAEVYLSNPAIAAASAILGRIGSPEEMAG